The Coffea arabica cultivar ET-39 chromosome 8e, Coffea Arabica ET-39 HiFi, whole genome shotgun sequence genome window below encodes:
- the LOC140012859 gene encoding 3-ketoacyl-CoA synthase 10-like, whose amino-acid sequence MAGEQHLLSTEIVNRGIESSGPDAGSLTFSVRVRRRLPDFVQSVNLKYVKLGYHYLINHGIYLATVPLLVLVFSAELGSLSREELWRKLWDSTTGYDLATVLAFLGVLVFTLSVFFLSKPRPIYLLDFACYKPHDDLKVTKEQFIEMARKSGKFNEASLEFQKRIVESSGIGDETYVPKSIMSPENTATMKEGRAEASMVMFGALDELFEKTKIRPKDVGILVVNCSIFNPTPSLSAMIINHYKMRGNILSFNLGGMGCSAGIISLDLARDMLHANPNSYAVVVSTEMVGFNWYPGKERCMMIPNCFFRMGCSAILLSNRRRDYARAKYRLEHIVRTHKGADDRSFRSVYQEEDDQRFKGLKISKNLVEIGGDALKTNITTLGPLVLPFSEQLYFFATLIWRHLFGSGGGSQPKKPYIPDYKLAFEHFCVHAASKTVLDELQRNLELSEKNMETSRATLHRFGNTSSSSIWYELAYLEAKERIKRGDRVWQISFGSGFKCNSAVWRSLRRVGSPSRNPWLDCIDRYPPEAL is encoded by the exons ATGGCTGGAGAGCAACATCTGCTGTCAACTGAGATTGTTAACCGTGGCATCGAGTCATCAGGTCCAGATGCTGGATCTTTGACATTTTCCGTCAGGGTTCGAAGGAGGTTGCCTGATTTTGTTCAATCTGTGAATCTGAAATACGTGAAATTGGGGTATCATTACCTCATAAATCATGGGATTTACTTGGCTACTGTACCTTTGCTTGTGCTCGTGTTCAGTGCTGAATTGGGAAGTCTCAGCAGGGAAGAACTCTGGAGGAAGCTTTGGGATAGTACCACCGGATATGATCTTGCTACTGTGCTCGCCTTTCTTGGTGTACTTGTTTTCACGCTCTCTGTATTTTTCTTGTCAAAGCCTCGGCCAATCTATCTTCTTGACTTTGCGTGTTACAAGCCCCATGATGACCTCAAG GTAACAAAGGAGCAATTCATTGAAATGGCAAGAAAATCAGGCAAATTCAACGAGGCAAGTCTTGAGTTCCAGAAAAGGATAGTAGAATCATCAGGAATCGGGGATGAAACCTACGTCCCAAAATCCATCATGTCCCCTGAGAATACAGCAACAATGAAAGAAGGTCGAGCAGAAGCATCAATGGTGATGTTTGGAGCACTAGACGAGCTTTTCGAAAAGACCAAAATTCGCCCCAAAGACGTAGGGATTCTTGTGGTAAATTGCAGCATTTTCAATCCAACTCCATCCCTCTCAGCAATGATCATAAATCACTACAAAATGAGAGGAAATATCCTAAGTTTTAACCTAGGGGGAATGGGGTGTAGTGCTGGAATTATATCATTGGATTTGGCTAGAGACATGTTACATGCAAATCCTAACAGCTATGCTGTTGTGGTTAGCACTGAAATGGTGGGATTCAATTGGTATCCTGGGAAAGAAAGATGTATGATGATTCCCAATTGCTTCTTCCGAATGGGATGCTCGGCCATTTTGCTCTCCAATAGGCGCCGTGATTATGCTCGTGCAAAGTACAGGCTCGAACATATTGTAAGGACTCATAAGGGTGCTGATGATCGTAGCTTCAG GAGTGTTTATCAAGAGGAAGACGATCAAAGGTTCAAGGGACTAAAAATCAGCAAAAATTTGGTAGAAATAGGGGGCGATGCACTCAAGACTAACATCACCACACTTGGTCCTCTGGTCCTACCCTTCTCTGAGCAGCTTTACTTCTTTGCAACACTAATTTGGAGGCATTTGTTTGGTTCCGGCGGAGGGTCACAGCCCAAAAAACCATACATCCCTGATTACAAACTTGCATTTGAGCATTTCTGCGTGCATGCTGCAAGCAAGACTGTTCTTGATGAGCTGCAAAGGAATCTGGAACTTAGTGAGAAGAACATGGAAACCTCAAGGGCTACACTGCATCGATTCGGCAACACTTCCAGCAGCAGCATTTGGTATGAGCTGGCTTATTTGGAAGCCAAAGAAAGGATCAAGAGAGGTGACCGGGTGTGGCAGATTTCATTTGGTTCTGGTTTCAAATGCAACAGTGCAGTCTGGCGATCGTTGCGCCGAGTAGGGTCACCTTCTAGAAATCCATGGCTTGATTGCATTGATAGGTATCCTCCAGAGGCTCTCTAA